The DNA sequence TGCAAAGTGTTgtatcatttctttatttaaccaCTCACCTACAGGATATGCCTCGATAAGTGCATGACAAAACCATATCTTCAAATTGATGACCCATTGAGGATAAGGTGGTTCTGTCTTGTTGTGCCATGATTATGGTCATTTCCTCACTCTTCAAAAAACTCTCTGTTTTCTTCGTTGGATCTTCATAGTCATCGTAGTAttcgtcgtcatcatcgtccTCTTCGTCATTATCGccatcgtcattatcattatcatcgccATCATCATCGTCACTAGAATGATTTCTATTCTCGGGGACTTCTTCCTCTCTTCGTCGTCTTTCATTAATAGAGTCATTCTTACCTACCAAGTCGAAGCAGGTGTTGCgtgcattttaaaaacatatgaCACATGACCAAATGACTCAATTGCCAAAAAATTTCCGTGATGGTAACTTTTCTCAATTGGATGGAGATTTCTTTCATGCATTCTGATTTTCTTACATCTGGTAATTAGCATGGTGCTAATTTCGAATCATCTAATGACATATTCATTCTTTATCATGAAAATGTCCCGTGAAACTATTTTGATGAGCTCTAAAGCTAAATTTTTGCAGTCGATAATATCAACTAACTACTTTCATGATATATTCAGAACATTAAATATGTTTTTCGACAACCAAAGATATTAAATTCAATATATTAAGAAGTTCAGCCATAAGTTTCCATCTAAGAAAATGTAAACTTTTCTGAGGCATCTTGTACTAGTGTTGATAAAGCCGATATTAAATAGTATCGACTTTGATGTTatatcatttcaaaatgtttcattatACATTACCCCTAGAGCTAAGACCTTGGCTTCATTCAGCCGTCAACGGGATCACAGCAAAGTTAAAAATGAAGAACGATTTCTCGAATGATCGGCCCTGGGTTCAAAGCGTTATATACTTTATTTCcagaggattttttttttattcaatatgACTGTAAAACACTCTTACCGTAGCTCAGTAACTGGCTGAATTTTCCGTTTTCTCGAAGAGATTTGTCCCTGATTGGGTTGAAGTTACAGAAAGTAACAGTTGGAAATGGAAGACTCTGTGAAAAAATTTggtgcaaaaaacaaaacaaaaaaaattaaactgtaataattttgtatatatatTGAGTGTATATATACTGAGGACGATGTTAGCTGGAAAACTGACTCTGCTACTCACCGTTGATGTTTCTACTTCAATCAATGTTGTAAGCGGTCTGGATTTGTACTTCTTGTACAACGTATACACTTGAATAGTCATGATTGTAACCGCCCCAATGAACAGCATGCTCCAAAATATTGTCAGAAACCAGTTCTTAGAAGCCTTTATTCTCCCAAACCCATGAGCTGATGTGTAATCGCAGAAGTCCTTGATGAGGGTCCACAGCGTTTTACCTATAGCTTTAGAATCTTCCTCTAAACTTTCCCGGCTCAACGTTCCTTGTAATTCCATGTCTGAAGATTCTAATGCTTCACCTtgtatgaaaaaaaacaaacaacagcagcagTAACGGTCTGCTGATCAGTTCTCAGGGATTAGCAACAATTCGAATATGAGGGTAATAACGTCAACAACGAAAAAGACAATGATTCCTAATAAAGACAGACGAAGACACCTGTTTACGAGATAAACATTTAATTCTGTGTTATGAGAATATAACTTTGACAAAAAACGTTGCCCTAACAATACTAAACTTTGAAACCATGTCCTAACAGTTGAAAAATGTCCTCGAGATTCGAAAATGCCCTATAAGATCTGATCTGATCTGTACTACACTCGTCGAGAATAGAAGTAAAGAACCTATCTTTATACGAACGAACAAAAGGTTAATTAATGAACTAATATATGCGAAAACGGACGATTACAAATCTCAACACAAAAGGATTACGTAACAATGTAAAGTCTTTTTAAAGTCTAGAAAATTCTATTTAAAACACACTAATGATGTTAATTGTTTCCTACTAACACACTAATGATCTGATTGTCTCCTGTTCAACACCTAAGTCCGATAACTGAGATTACGATAGCACTACAGCCATGAAAGTAACTCTTCACCTTATTTTAAGGAAAATCCAGGTTTTAAGTCATCTTGAAACTTAAGCAAATGTATAGTTTCGTCTTAGGTTTTCAAGGGAAGCACGCTGCTCCTTTAAAATGGTCTGAATACGATGATGTATTTGTATACAGATATAACTATAGTCGGCATGCATTTCAAAGGTCGAAAGGCTTTATCTCAATAGTTTTTACCAATGCTGTAATGATAGGGTAttgcaatttattttcaatggCAAAgtattaatttataatttaaatAAACGTGTTTTTTGCTGCTGGAAAAACtttcgcttttgttttcataccAACTATTAGGCTAGGGAAAATTAACTCCTTACAAAGAAGTAAACCCTGTTGTGCgttattaaaaggaaaaggCAGAAAAAAGTTAAGGCATATGACGTGTCAACATCACATCTGCAATTTGGTGCCAGCGTGGTATGTCCTAAATCAGCGCAGTTTTGATTAGATTTTGGTATCAACTTAGGATTATCTCAAGTTTTTACTGACCCTTACTCACACGCAAAACGTATTTTAATCCTTGAGTTTGAGATATCCTTTTGTCAGGTTTTAATGAAAATTCTACTTTCAAACATGACGTTTATGCAAAAGAGGATAATGCGGTTTACTGTGAGAGAGCGACGATCCTTTAACAGGAGTTGGAATTATTTGGTCGAATATTTAAGCAAAACATTTCGGCCTAACAGAGGACGACATGCAACATAACAGATGCGACAACACTGTGATCCCATCAAAGCCGCTTTTGTGTTCCAGGATTTAATGGCTGGCTTCGGTACAAGCAAGGATTTGCTTGAGGACCGTGGTTAGACGGCATGATTGTTGAAATTGAGTCAATTAGCATTCTGCTTGCCACTGAAGTCGGGCTCTACATCGGAACACATAAGTGATGAGCAttgtagcccatgcaaacgAGGGAAAATGTTACACAAAAACGATAATGACATTAATTGTCGCAATATATCGCTTTTTGCCGCTTCAAGAAACACTGTAGTAGGGGCCTTTAACTCTGAAAAGGATCCAGTAATGATTGAAGATGAAGTATATGTGTCCATCGAGAGAGTTTTGCTTCTACCATAATTCATACAACGAGcgacaaaataatatttcattcCCTGCACTCAACGCTGAATGATCATGAAAGAGAAATCATCACTTTTAAGATATCACcaatcaagtttttttaaacttgaagGGACTTTTTAACTTCCACCCCTTAAAAACGTTTTGGCATCGGCAAGGACTGAAAACTACTAGTGtagttttatgaatattattgtttttgctgGATATCCCCGGAGAGCACACGAACATTTTAATGCCAGGAATCCTACCTGGCTGAACCAGAAAGGATATACAACACACCTTAAATCAATGACTAACATTATTATCTTTGATGTACATCTCAGGATCGGATCGAGAGAACATTTCTCCATCCACCAAGTACAGTTCAAATTGTGGAATGGCAATGTACTCTTCTTCATACTGATGTTCATTAAAAGGTGTACACTACTgtgtttgttcaattttgtttctgttgaaTCCTTTGATTAAAAACCGCccaacaacagaaaaattatAGAACTCCCCCGAAGGCGAAATTATATGCTTTATTGCCATGGCAACCAAGCTTCACGGTGTTCTTCTTTTCATGTAAAACTTGCATAAAACACACAAAGCACTCTAACTAGTCATGTATTGCCACATTTGAAATACACTGTTTGTTAGAAATATACAGCACTTTTAGCATAGTCCAAACCGGCctgttaaaattaaatttcgcTTATCTCATTAAAGTTATGACAATCCAGACAACAGAAGCGCCGCACGTGACAAAACAACTTTTGTTAAGACTTCCTCTCTTACCACCCAGGTGTTCatcgaaaagaaaatgtctaGGATGACTTTTAATACAAATGCTATAACACATTCAGAACGGAATGTTAGCTAAGATAGATGAAGTCATCGCAAAGCATTTTCTTATCTGTCAATACAAGGTTCCAGTGCTGTTCAACAAGGCGCTCAATTATAATGATCCATTTTATTTAAAGCAGACTCGTTCCAGTCTAATATGTCATGTTTATGACAAACTGGTAAGAAAGAAAACGCATTAACTTTGCTCTCTGTATTTAAAAAACTGGTCACCTGGTCGATGCGATGAATAGTTTTACTTCTTTAAACTTTAATGCCCCTGAAGTCTGTTCGAAAGacctaaaaatgaaaaattattattgaatatAACGATGCAAAACACATGTTCACGTCAGCCACAAATATAATGGCAATAATTAATGAGACATTTCTCCTGCAGACCCGGTAATTAAAAGGAAAGAGTCTATGCTAACCGAATTTCTaacaaaaagtgaaataaaaactgaggGAAAAGCATGATTAGAAAATACAAGTTTGAACAGCGATCATTATGAATACCAAAAAGGATTATAAAGCAAGGGCGGTGTCACACGTTACACCAGCCCCGGGGCTTGTCCATCATCGTACACATGGGCACAACCATATCATCCGGGTAGGTATCAGGCAACCATGGACAGCTGTTTATGAACACGACACTTTAAAGTAGTGAAGCGTGTGGGTGGCCAAACACTAAGCGCGCGTGATCAAGTCACGTGACAGCTGGGAGCTGCAGCGAACATTAATGCCAAGCAAACCAGTGAGAATGTGGTTTTCTCGGCTTGTCACAAAATAGTTTCACAAGTTTTACAGGAGAGTGTGGCTGAGAGAGAATAGCTAACAACGAACCGTCAGAGTCGCGCCTCGGATAATATGGCGGGATTACCCGCAGGCCTTTTTTCGGTCAATGAGAGTAAGACGGAAATTCGAGTTCGTAGTAAGAATCGCACTAAGGCCTTTCTTTTACGTAATCATCGTTTTTGAATATTTCCCTAttagtgttttgaaaatggaaggTATCTCAATTGTGCTTTTCTACAGCATTGATTCGAAAATATGCCCCTTTAAATCTGTCATAATCATGAGATTTCTCTCTAACTGTTTTCTTACATTCTCACATGATAAAAACACCTTTTTTTATCAGACTTTGCATGTCGGTgcaaacataattatttttgttcctAGTAGAGTAAAAAAATGCTCAAGTACGATTCAAACGCAGAGAGAACGATGAATAAACTTACACAACATCTGTCGCATGATACCATCTGTTTCCTTCAAATTTCATGTGCTGCGAATCTCATCTCTGTTATACCCGTCTCATTACTGTTACTAGTCTTAATATAATTTGAACAAGAACACTGTCGAGGCTATCAGAATCAAACGGTGGAAAACAATATTCAATAAAACGAACTGGTTAATTATGTGTAAGCCAACACGTGTGTTTATGAGTATTTAAACCGAAAGATATATTAACGGTGTTGCTAAGAGTCAAAACTATTTGCGGATGTAATTGGCACTCCACAAATGAATCAAACATTTACCCTTAGGCTTGGTATAGAAATATAAAGGGCTTATCTTTCATTTCGATGAGACTATTAATGATAGATGATCTATAGCATAGGCTTTGATCAGAAGGTCTACTCAGACAGACTGCGTTTAGTTGTTTGGTTAGATAATATTGCCTTGtgttttcatgtaaattttACTCTTCTGCAATTTGATTAGTTTGCTAAACAGGAAGATTTAATACCAAAATTTTTTGAACAAAGCTCCctggtaaaagaaaacaattagtTATATAACTGTTACTTATATAAAGAGCCAGATAAGACATATTTCATCAGCATCATAACAATGTGCCATATGATGTGCTAGATAAGTAAACTAGGTGATGATAATACTGaagaattttgtatttgagaATGCTGtgtggaatgaatgaatttgatcatcgcattttagcgcttcttaagcagcagcgagaaaggcaTAAAAAAGGGAAGGCCTTAACGGGGAATCGAACCCTAACCTCTGAGATGCCGGTGtcgtgctccaccagttgagctatcaggtgAACTGACTTGCTGCTCAAGCAGCGCTAAAACGTAATAaccaaattcattcattccacaCCGcattttcaaatacaaattctTGCATTATCATCAACTATCTCCACATCTACGGACTTATAATCGACCCACACAACGACCTGCCCctagttggcctgatagctcaactgttGGAGTACTCGAATTTTCGTTCAAACCTGGATTTATCATGCCTTTCTCGCAGCTGCTTTAACAGCgctaaaatgcgatg is a window from the Acropora palmata chromosome 1, jaAcrPala1.3, whole genome shotgun sequence genome containing:
- the LOC141886430 gene encoding epithelial sodium channel subunit alpha-like isoform X4, which produces MELQGTLSRESLEEDSKAIGKTLWTLIKDFCDYTSAHGFGRIKASKNWFLTIFWSMLFIGAVTIMTIQVYTLYKKYKSRPLTTLIEVETSTSLPFPTVTFCNFNPIRDKSLRENGKFSQLLSYGKNDSINERRRREEEVPENRNHSSDDDDGDDNDNDDGDNDEEDDDDDEYYDDYEDPTKKTESFLKSEEMTIIMAQQDRTTLSSMGHQFEDMVLSCTYRGISCRNFSSNIWKQYWHYKYGNCFLFNNGIKTDTGEDAPILKSNKPGPSHGLSLELNVEQDEYIGLMTPEAGIRMDISTQGEMPFPMEKGISISPGYATMIGLRKEILVREDPFDRQLCLKDLKKDESNLYTKHFGAMYSRTACKESCLAYNQRQQCDCIEYRFPGSDKSTCNVLDKPTAKCLAKVQRMFKENKLNCTTSCPPPCREEIFKASSSFAIWPSEKHKVR